In a single window of the Nicotiana tomentosiformis chromosome 10, ASM39032v3, whole genome shotgun sequence genome:
- the LOC104106405 gene encoding putative late blight resistance protein homolog R1B-12: MEFEELVGFREYVNVMIRQLVREPRDLDVISIVGMAGQGKTALTRKVYNNHYIVDHFDVRAWCSISKIYNRRKLWLDILKQIKGDKRDTVDDDYSIADMLRKSLYGRRYLIILDDIWEVRAWDDLRLCFPNTENGSRIMVTTRDVHVAMHIKHHSDPCLLPFLKDEESWELLQKKVFQGESCPLELLNVGPLVAKKCNGFPILIIMIAGILSRKKEDPSFWLEVAYDISSHASVEDSMKMIQSSYDQLEDHLKPCLLYMGLFPKGYEIPVSDLLKWWIAEEFVLEETSNSCLNDLVRRNLVMVSKRRANGEMKYCIVLDQVREFCLRKIKEEKFIESIVPYNSCQPVDSDVQRLCMYIHDTMKTDYKERESFEQRQMPLEFIAHPKFGISGCKNLFPLLNNLRLIRVLHLLDIYLENSWATAFQSLTQLRFLAIFVKAFDFKWVSHLLHLQTLRVRSSYIMISPAIWKMEKLRHVDISEFSITLEENFEESSDIVLHNMKTLGMCYMSVADMTPRFWGKFPNLEELRLNIDELGDVPNNSGSTLTCSDMFPSRLKVLSLSDIFLTEEIVSNIARLKRLETLKLSEIYFTGEKHWDLSVSDHKFERLRVLKLHHVFMTQWICSEESFPLLEKLVIKSCSKLEGIPYSLVYIETLQLIKVIDCSDSVGNSALELQKEVEELTGDDEILKVDISKKD, encoded by the coding sequence ATGGAATTTGAAGAACTAGTGGGATTTCGTGAATATGTAAATGTTATGATTCGCCAATTGGTGCGCGAGCCTAGAGACCTGGACGTTATCTCGATTGTTGGAATGGCTGGACAAGGAAAAACAGCTTTGACTAGAAAGGTATACAATAATCATTATATTGTTGATCACTTTGATGTTCGAGCATGGTGCTCCATTTCAAAAATATATAATCGGAGAAAGTTGTGGCTTGATATTCTAAAACAAATTAAGGGTGATAAGCGTGATACTGTAGATGATGACTATAGCATAGCTGACATGTTGCGCAAAAGTCTATATGGAAGGAGATATCTCATCATATTGGATGACATATGGGAAGTCAGGGCATGGGATGACTTGCGATTATGTTTCCCTAATACAGAAAATGGAAGTAGAATAATGGTAACAACTCGAGATGTACATGTGGCTATGCATATTAAGCACCATAGTGATCCTTGTTTGCTTCCATTTCTAAAGGACGAAGAGAGTTGGGAATTATTGCAGAAGAAAGTATTTCAAGGAGAAAGCTGTCCTTTGGAGCTACTCAATGTAGGACCACTAGTTGCAAAAAAATGTAACGGATTTCCTATTCTGATCATCATGATTGCTGGAATTCTCTCTAGAAAGAAAGAGGACCCGTCTTTCTGGCTTGAGGTTGCATATGATATAAGTTCTCATGCTTCTGTAGAGGACAGCATGAAGATGATACAATCAAGTTATGACCAattagaggaccatttgaagccTTGCCTTCTGTACATGGGATTGTTTCCTAAAGGTTATGAAATTCCAGTGTCTGATCTGCTGAAGTGGTGGATAGCTGAGGAGTTTGTGCTAGAAGAAACATCAAACAGTTGCTTGAATGATCTTGTTAGAAGAAACCTAGTAATGGTTTCTAAAAGAAGAGCTAATGGTGAAATGAAATACTGCATAGTTCTTGATCAAGTGCGTGAGTTCTGCTTGAgaaaaattaaagaagaaaagTTCATTGAGTCCATAGTGCCGTATAATTCATGTCAACCTGTAGATTCGGATGTACAAAGGTTATGCATGTATATACATGACACTATGAAAACTGATTACAAGGAAAGGGAATCTTTTGAACAACGTCAAATGCCACTGGAGTTCATTGCTCATCCGAAATTCGGTATATCAGGCTGTAAGAATCTGTTCCCTCTGCTGAATAACTTAAGACTTATTCGGGTGTTGCATTTATTGGATATCTACTTGGAAAATTCTTGGGCTACTGCATTTCAATCACTGACTCAGTTGAGGTTCCTTGCAATTTTTGTCAAAGCATTTGATTTCAAGTGGGTGTCACACCTGCTCCATCTACAGACCTTGCGTGTTCGTTCATCTTATATAATGATATCACCTGCTATTTGGAAAATGGAAAAGTTGAGGCATGTGGATATAAGCGAATTTTCCATTACATTGGAAGAGAATTTTGAAGAATCTTCAGATATTGTGTTACATAACATGAAGACTCTTGGCATGTGCTATATGTCCGTAGCTGACATGACTCCGAGATTCTGGGGGAAGTTTCCAAATCTCGAAGAACTCAGGCTCAACATTGATGAGCTTGGAGATGTTCCTAATAATTCAGGCTCCACATTgacgtgttctgatatgttcccCTCAAGGCTAAAGGTTTTATCCCTTAGTGACATTTTCTTAACGGAAGAAATAGTTTCAAATATCGCAAGACTTAAACGCCTTGAGACTCTTAAATTATCCGAGATATACTTTACCGGGGAAAAGCACTGGGACCTCAGTGTCAGTGATCACAAGTTCGAGAGACTCAGAGTTTTGAAATTGCATCATGTGTTTATGACTCAGTGGATTTGCTCAGAGGAATCATTTCCCCTGCTTGAAAAACTAGTTATAAAGAGTTGTTCCAAGCTTGAAGGAATCCCGTATAGCTTAGTGTATATTGAAACACTGCAATTGATTAAAGTGATTGACTGTAGCGACTCAGTTGGAAATTCAGCTTTGGAgttacaaaaagaagtagaagaaCTCACAGGAGATGATGAAATACTCAAAGTTGATATCTCAAAGAAAGACTAA
- the LOC138900380 gene encoding putative late blight resistance protein homolog R1A-3, with the protein MKNIEKTAANANLSTQCSFPSNNEEFVGFKEDIKQIIQKLTGGTKERDVISIVGMAGLGKTTLARKVYHNHNIADHFDARAFCTISQTYSIRKLLVEIFKQATGGKRDIKEDEDIAAVLKKTLFRKRYLIVLDDIWNYKA; encoded by the coding sequence ATGAAGAACATAGAGAAAACTGCTGCCAATGCAAACCTTTCCACCCAATGCAGTTTTCCATCAAACAATGAGGAATTTGTGGGCTTTAAGGAGGACATAAAACAGATAATTCAGAAATTGACTGGAGGAACGAAAGAACGGGATGTTATCTCAATTGTTGGAATGGCCGGACTAGGCAAAACGACTTTGGCTAGAAAGGTGTACCACAATCATAATATTGCTGATCACTTTGATGCTCGAGCATTTTGTACTATTTCACAAACATATAGCATCAGGAAGCTATTGGTTGAGATTTTTAAACAAGCCACAGGTGGAAAGCGTGATATCAAAGAGGATGAGGACATCGCTGCTGTGTTGAAGAAGACACTATTTCGAAAGCGATACCTCATTGTATTGGATGATATATGGAACTACAAGGCATAG
- the LOC104106395 gene encoding putative late blight resistance protein homolog R1A-10, with protein sequence MEKGSRIMVTTRLQEVATQIKELTDPYFLRFLDEKESWELLQKKVFQCESCPLELQEAGFEVAKNCKGLPLVIVLNAGIIAQKERQVSVWEDFAKDLSSHGLEEQSMKAVQSSYDYLGDHLKHCLLYIGYFPEDYNIPVSDLLKLWIAEEFVLNIDTENLEKASKDHLNDLVNRSLLMVSKRRSNGDVKYCMVHDLVREFCLSTLKEEEFKQHVVPCNSSQPSYPKDPRLCMYIHDKLVNQLELHGYSLDNIPLVESEEKEYLEFIAHPRFYASRCMDLFSLLVNLRFIRVLHLLDINLESAWEFQSSPASKLEKLTHLKYLAIFVKKFDFKWVSHMSDLQTLRVHSHQRIKTSPDIWKMMKLRHVDISEFSFIWDDSEQEESSHTVLGNLKTFGKCRISVADMNRKFWWRFPNLEELRLSIVNFHDMPNHSLFPTPEIHNQLQSLEISFPIGFSKSIGWFKSVFPLNLKVLSLAGILLTEEIVSSIAALQKLETLKLFFIHFTDNPQWDVTKHEFNALKYLKLEQVDMNQWDSSETSFPELEKLVIKDCEQLEEIPSSFADIETLRLIKMVNCSKSAGDSAQSIKKDVEYTQGYERLQVLIPKNY encoded by the coding sequence ATGGAAAAAGGAAGTAGAATAATGGTAACAACTCGCCTTCAAGAGGTTGCTACACAGATTAAGGAGCTCACTGATCCTTATTTTCTTCGGTTCCTAGATGAGAAAGAGAGTTGGGAATTATTGCAAAAGAAGGTATTTCAATGCGAGAGCTGCCCCTTGGAGCTACAGGAAGCAGGATTTGAAGTTGCCAAAAACTGTAAGGGACTGCCTCTTGTGATTGTTTTGAATGCAGGAATTATCGCACAAAAGGAAAGGCAAGTCTCTGTGTGGGAAGACTTTGCAAAGGATTTAAGTTCCCATGGTTTAGAAGAGCAGAGTATGAAGGCAGTTCAATCAAGTTATGACTATTTAGGGGATCATCTAAAGCATTGCCTTCTTTACATCGGATACTTTCCGGAAGACTATAACATTCCAGTGTCTGATTTGCTAAAGTTGTGGATAGCTGAAGAGTTTGTACTGAACATTGACACAGAGAACTTAGAGAAAGCATCTAAGGATCACTTGAATGATCTTGTCAATAGAAGCCTTCTAATGGTTTCTAAAAGGAGATCTAATGGTGATGTAAAATACTGCATGGTTCATGATCTAGTGCGTGAGTTTTGCTTAAGTACACTTAAAGAAGAAGAGTTTAAGCAGCACGTCGTGCCATGCAACTCATCCCAACCTTCATATCCGAAGGATCCTCGGTTATGCATGTATATCCATGACAAGCTTGTTAATCAATTGGAGTTGCATGGATATTCACTGGATAATATTCCATTGGTCGAATCCGAAGAAAAGGAGTATCTGGAGTTCATCGCTCATCCACGATTCTATGCATCAAGATGTATGGATCTCTTCTCTTTACTTGTTAACTTGAGGTTTATTAGGGTGTTGCATTTGTTGGATATCAATTTGGAAAGTGCTTGGGAATTTCAAAGTTCTCCGGCTTCCAAACTGGAAAAACTCACTCACTTGAAATACCTTGCAATTTTTGTCAAAAAGTTTGATTTCAAGTGGGTTTCACACATGAGCGATCTACAAACTTTGCGGGTCCATTCACATCAGCGTATAAAGACATCACCAGATATTTGGAAAATGATGAAGCTAAGGCACGTGGATATAAGTGAATTTTCCTTTATCTGGGATGACAGTGAGCAAGAAGAATCTTCACACACTGTGTTAGGTAACTTAAAGACTTTTGGCAAGTGCCGTATATCTGTAGCTGATATGAATCGGAAGTTCTGGTGGAGGTTTCCGAATCTTGAAGAACTTAGGCTTTCCATTGTTAATTTTCATGATATGCCTAATCATTCTCTGTTTCCTACACCGGAAATTCATAACCAGCTCCAATCTCTTGAAATAAGTTTCCCCATTGGATTCTCCAAATCAATTGGATGGTTTAAATCAGTCTTCCCTTTGAATCTTAAGGTTTTATCTCTTGCCGGCATCTTACTGACAGAAGAAATAGTTTCAAGTATTGCAGCACTACAAAAACTTGAGACtctcaaattattttttatacatTTTACTGATAATCCGCAATGGGATGTCACAAAACACGAGTTCAATGCACTGAAATACTTGAAATTAGAGCAAGTGGATATGAATCAATGGGATTCCTCAGAGACGTCCTTTCCCGAGCTTGAGAAACTAGTCATAAAAGATTGTGAACAGCTTGAGGAGATTCCTTCTAGCTTTGCAGATATTGAAACGCTACGATTGATTAAAATGGTCAACTGTAGTAAGTCAGCTGGGGATTCAGCTCAGAGCATTAAAAAAGATGTAGAATATACCCAAGGATATGAGAGACTCCAAGTTCTTATCCCGAAGAATTACTAA